The Sphingobium amiense nucleotide sequence ACCTATGCACCGACCGGCTAGTCTAATGACAAGCTCCCACTGCGCCGAACTTCTCTCGTTTTCCCCCGGAGCTGCGAGCCGGCGAGTTTGGACAGGATCAGCGGAAATCACGCGAACGGACCCTTATGCCGGGATCAGGCGGTGGCGTCAGCGATCTGCGATCCCACGATACCAGATCACGGGGATCGCACCGCAGCGGATGTTTGGCCACGTCAGCGCGACTAACCCGGTAGATATCGGCGACATCCGTGCGTGTGCCAACGCTGGCAAGGAGCGGCGACAAATCATCGAGCCGCTGGGCGACCACATGGATCACCTCGCCCTCGCGCTGCACCTGGCCTCGCACGCCCATCATCGACGCACCCAGGACGGCGCGCCGATGCTTCTCGAACACGTTGGTCCATACCACCAGGTTGGCGACGTTCGTTTCGTCCTCCAGCGTGATGAACATGACGCCCTTGGCGGAGCCCGGCTTCTGTCTGACCAGCACGATCCCCGCGAGATTGATCCAGCGGCCGTCTTTCATGGACTGCAGCTCATCGCAGGTGATCATCTTGCGATTGCGCAATTCGTCGCGCAGGAACGCCAGCGGATGAGCCCGCAGCGACAGGCCAGAGGCCCGATAATCCTCGACCACTTCCGCGCCGGCGCCCATAGGCGCAAGGATGACCGTCGGCTCGATCGCTTCCTGGCGTAGCTTGCCTTCACGTTCGTCCGCCGCAGCGAACAAGGGCAATGCTGCATTGCCGAGCCCCTTAACGCTCCACAGTCCCTCACGCCGATTGTTCCCCAATGAGCCGAACCCATCGGCTTCGCCGATCCGATCCAGAGCGCCGCGCCCCACGCCGGCACGCCGCTGGATTTCCTCGACGCTCTCATAGTGTTGATCGGCGCGCGCCGTGACGATCGCCGCGGCATCGCGGTTGGCGAGCTCATTCACCATGCGAAGGCCCAGCCGAACGGCGAGATAGCGGCCGCCCGTTGGCTCAAGGGTGCAATCCCAGCGGCTGTGATTGACGTCGATCGGGCGGATCTCGACGCCATGCTGACGCGCGTCGCGGACGATTTGGGCCGGGGCATAAAAGCCCATGGGCTGGGCATTTAGCAGCGCGGCGCAAAACACATCTGGATGATGGCATTTCACCCAACTGCTGGCGTAGGCGATCAGCGCAAAGCTCGCGGCGTGGCTTTCCGGGAAACCATAGGAGCCGAAGCCCTCGATCTGTTTGAAGGTGCGCTCCGCGAATTCCTGATCGTATCCGCGCGCGACCATGCCATCGATCAGCTTGTCCCGAAAATGTGAGACGCCGCCTGTCAGCTTGAACGTCGCCATCGCGCGCCGAAGCAGATCCGCTTCGCTCGGTGTGAAGCCAGCGCATTCGATGGCCACGCGCATCGCCTGCTCCTGAAACAGCGGCACCCCCAAGGTCTTCTCGAGCACGCGCCGCAGTTCCTCGGTCGGATAGGTGACGGCCTCCTCGCCGTTGCGCCGGCGACGATAAGGGTGGACCATATCGCCCTGGATCGGCCCGGGGCGCACGATCGCCACCTGAATGACCAGATCATAGAAGGTGCGCGGCGCCATCAACGGAATGGACGCCATCTGTGCGCGGCTCTCGATCTGGAAGACACCCAAGGTATCGGCCTTGCGGATCATCGCGTAGGTCGCCGGATCCTCGGCGGGGATGGTCGCGAGATCGAGCTTCAGGCCCTTGTCATTCTCCATGAACTCGAACGCCCGCCGCATGCACGACAACATGCCCAGCGCCAGGACATCGACCTTCATGAAGCCCAGGAGATCGATATCGTCTTTGTCCCATTCGATCACCTGTCGATCTTCCATCGCAGCCGGCTCGATGGGCACCAGTTCGTCAAGCCGATCGCGCGTCAGCACGAATCCGCCAGGATGCTGCGACAAATGGCGCGGCGTATTGATGAGCTGACGGGCCAATTCCAGGGTCAGCACCAGGCGCCGGTCGGCGAGGTCCAGATTGAGCTCTTCCGCGTGTTTTTCCTCGACGCCATCCTGGCTCCATCCCCAGACGGACCCGGCCAGACCCGCCGTCATGTCCTCGCTCAGGCCGAGCGCCTTGCCGACTTCGCGGACCGCGCCCCGCGCGCGATAGCGGGTCACGACGGCCGTCAGCGCCGAGTGCGTCCGCCCATAAGTCTCATAAATCCACTGGATCACTTCCTCCCGGCGCTCATGCTCGAAATCGACGTCGATATCGGGCGGCTCGCGCCGCTCGGCCGACACGAAACGCTCGAACAGCAATTCCGAGCGCACCGGATCGATCGAGGTGATGCCCAGCACGTAGCAAACGGCACTGTTCGCGGCCGACCCACGTCCCTGGCAGATAATCTCGCGCCGCCGCGCTTCGGTCACGATGGAATGGACGGTCAGGAAATAGGGCGCATACTCAAGGTCCGCGATGAGCTTCAGTTCGTGCACCAGTTGCGAGCGCACCTTGTCATCGACCCCCTCGGGATAGCGGTCGGGGGCTTTCTCCCAGGTCAGCCGCTCCAGCTCCTCCTGCGGCGTCCGGCCGGGCACATTGATCTCATCCGGATATTGGTAACGGAGCTCCTCAAGGCTGAAACTGCACCGCGCTGCGATCTCGAGCGTGCGAGAGACGGGCGACGCATCCTTGAGATAGCGACGGAACAGCCGCTCCATTTCCTGGCCGGTCTTGAGATGCCGATCGGCGAACCGCTCGCGCCGAGCGCCCAATTCGTCGATCGTGCATTTCTCCCGGATGCAAGTGACAACATCCTGCAGCATGTGGCGCTCCGCCGCGTGGTAGAGCACGTCATTGGTCGCGACCGTAGGAACGCGAGCCGCAGCCGCCAGGTTCGCGAGATCACGCAGCCGGATCGCATCTTTCGGTCGCCGCCGGATCGTCAGAGCCAGATAGGCACGGTCGGCGAAAATCCGTTTCGTCCGCGCAAGGGCGGCCTCGGTGCCGACGTCTGCCCGGTCAGGACTCAGGATCGCGATGAGCCCGTCATTCCATTGTTCGACATCCGACCAGTCGAGATGACAGGCTCCCTTGCCGCCGCGTTCTTTGCCGATGCTGAGCAGTCGGCACATTCGGCCATAGGCTGCGCGATCCGTCGGATAGAGCAGTAGCGCCGTGCCGTCGCTCAGATCGATCCTGCATCCGATGATGGCACGAACGCCGGTGGTCCGTTCGGCATCCCAGGCCCGGACGATGCCGGCGACCGATCCTCGATCAACGACGCCGAGAGCAGGCAATCCGAGCAATGCGGCCGCGGCGAACAGCTCCTCGGGGGATGATGCGCCCCTCAGGAAGCTGAAGTGCGTCGTAACCTGCAGCTCGACATAGTTGGCGTCGACCTCGCTCATGCGAACGCACCGTGGATGAACCAGCGCATGGTGCCCGTAGCCGGATTTACGCCGTCACCGAGCCGGAACAGCCAGTACCGACCGCCTGTCTCGGTCTCGACCTGATAATAATCCCGGACGATCAGCGCCTTGTCGGCCTCATTGCCGCTCTCGCGCCACCATTCGCCGTGCAAGCGTTCCGGACCATCGCCTCGGGTCACCCGATAGCGCTTTCGACGCCACACGAAGAGGCGAGGGGCATCGTCTGGCAGCAGGGCGACCACGTCGATTGGCTCGGGTCGATCCAACATGCGGGCGGGGCGAGGGAGGTCATCGTCCCACTGGGCGCCGCTATCTTTCGCAAGGGCGGGCATCGTGGTGATCGAGCGCTCAGGCATACTGCTCGCGTGCGGTGCCGCCCGATGCAGGCTCCGTGGACCAAAACGGTTGGCGAGCGCATCGACCAGAGAGGCGAGGTTCGGCCCGCGTCGCGGGCTTTCCAACCCTTCATCCTGTTGGGCCGCGAGCGCGTCAGCCAGCGGCGTCACGAGGGTCATTGCCTCAATGCCAAGCCCTGGCTCGACCGTCTCGATCTTAGCGCACAGCAATTTCGCGAGATGGCCTGCGTCGCGGGATGCGGTTGCGGTCCCGATGCGGATCGCCTGATTGTGGCCGTCCACACGGTGGAAATAGCAATCCAATCGGCGAGCACCCTTGCCGATACAGGTGAGCTGCCCCACCACATCGGCAACGAGATCGCCGATCACCTGGGCGAAGGCTTCAGGTGTCGCGATCGGCTCCATGAAACCTCGACGGGCCCGCGGCAGATGTTCAGGGTAGATCGGCTCGATCGGCTCGGGCACGAAGCCGAGCGCCTGATCCAGCCGCCGATGCAATTCGCGGCCGAACCGTTTGGCGAGAGGGCCGCGCGGCGCACCGATGAGCTGTTCGATCCGCTCAAATCCGAGCTTGCGCAAACCTTCGACCTCGCGTCCTGGCAATCGCAACGCCGATATCGGCAGGATGGAAATGGCAGTGCGGTGTCCGCCCGGCTCGATCGTGACCGGCCGGCCGGCGGGTACATGCCGCGCAACGGCATGGGCGCAGCCTGCAGTGTCGGCCACAGCGATCTGCAGAGCCAGCCCCGACGCGGCAACACGGCGATGGAGATCCTTGAGCAGCGCCTTCTCGGTGCCAAAGAGACCCGCGCAGCCGGTGATGTCGAGCCAGATTCCGTCGGGCGCATCCGGTGATACGAAGGGTGAGTATCGGCGGCCCGCCCATAGCGCGAGATCGCGAAGTCCCTGCAGGTCGCCCTCCGGGTCGGCATCGACGACCTGCAATTCAGGGGCAAACGCTCGGGCCTTCGTCACGGTCATGCCGACGCGGACACCGAGCGCCTTAGCCTCGGCATCGACGGCAGCAATGACTTTCCTGCCGTGATCGGGCACCGCGGTCACCAGCGGAAGATCAAGGACCAGGCCGTCACGGCACTCAGGCGACAATTTTGCGATCTTCCGCCGCAGCCGGTCGGTCGACCAGTGCGGCAGGAAGAGCGATACGACCCGTCGCATCGCACGCCTCCACGATCCAGGCGTGCGGATTACCACCGCGCACACGTTCCAAATCCACATGCCAGCGAGGGCGACCCAGGCTCGGCAGACCGAGATCTTCGCTTGGTGAAGCGGTGATCCGCCAGCGTGTCATCGCTGCCGTCCCTTCGGCGACCTGTTCGGCCTTCGCCGCGCGACGAAACACGAAGGCCGCTACACCCGAGCTTTCCGCCGCCAATTGCAGGCGCTTCGATGCAGTAGTCGAATATTTCCCGACTTCGCCAACCACACCGGCGATGCCAGGGTGATGCAGGCACTCCTCCATCGCGAGCAGGACATTGGTGTCGCTGCCGGCCTCGACATAGATGACCCGATCTGGATGAAGACCGGCGAGATGAAGGGCAGGGGCAAACAGGTCGCGCCAGCGCAGGCACCAGAAGACGGGACCTTCCATTCGCGCCAGGATTCCCGCCAGAAAGACCGTCGCACTCGCCTCGTCCGCGAGATCGGGACTGCCCATCATTTCATGGAGAGCACCTGCAGCAATGCCTCCGCCCGGCAATCGCTGATCCAGTTCGTCGATGCCGAACGGGATCGCTTCGCGCTGAACGCCTACGCCCTCGATACGCGCGATGCGCGCTCGCAAATCTTCAAGGACGGTTGATTGACGCATGGCATTCAGGAGACTCGGGACTCGTTGATTCGTTCCTTATTTGTTCCTGTTCCCGGCGATGAGTCAAGCAGCTCAAATGCACCGCTTCCGAAGCCTGTGGAATCCGCCAGAAAAAAAGCGCCTTCGGTCCTTTGTGGGATTCACATCCACCAAAGTGCATAGTAGATTCATGCTATGTTCCATCAGGCAGACCTATTCGAAGCATCCGTCGAACCCGCGCGAGGGATGGACACGCCGGGGCTTTTGGCGGCGATCGCCGCAGCTTCGCCGCGGCCAAAATTCTCCTACATGCTCCTCCAGCTCCTGGAGGAAGTCGCTGACGAAAAGGGCAGGGCTGGACCGAGCGTGATGGTGAACGGCGACGCCGTGCCTGTCCGCGACTGGCTGTGCGATGCGCTGGCTCCGATCGCGCAGCGTACACCCTGGCGCCGTTCGACGATCGAAACCGTGCGGTCGGCACTTGAGCAGGCTGACGAACTACCGGCCGATCCGACACAGGCTGACCGTGTCATTGAAGAAAGGGTCCGTGAGCGGGTTCGCCAATCGGGCCGCTGCAATGTCAGCCGCGCAGTGTCGGATCTATGTCGGGGCGGCCTCCTGCGACGCCACTATCAGGGCTATCGGGTGGATCATCAAAATCGCGGCGCCCAGCGCGAGGCAGTCTACACGATCATGCCGGACACCTTGGCGGCGCTACGCCGGCGATGAGCTGCCGCTGATCGCAAGATCGGCTTCTACTGCGGTCGCGCGCATCAGGCGATCGGGCATCTCCAACAACTTCACGGCCGCCGCGGTGATCGCTTCGGCTTCGGTGGGATAGGATTCGGCCGAGCTGATCGATACCCCATCGGGCAATGCGACCGTTGCCTGAAATCCGTTGCCTTTAGGTGTCGCGCTCAATCGGACTTCCATGAAAGGTCTCCGCGTTGTATCGGGACTGATATTCTTATAAGATATTGATATTTAACATAATTCTTATTATCGCTCTAAGAATTTGTAAGCGCAACTTCGAAAAGAGACACCTCCGCAATTTCCAAATGAGACTCGTCTCTTGAGGACGCCCCTGCCGCGATCCAATGCTGCTCTTCGAAGCCCGACTTATCCCGCCAACCAGCGGACGGTCAACTTAGCTGACCGTCCACTCCTCGGTAGTGTAGCCTTCGTGGCCCGCCGTTAACTCTGGACAGCGGCGTCGATCTTGGATCGTTGATCACGGCGGACTTGCCACCGAGCAGCAAGAGCCGTGATCGCCGGCAAAACGAGCAATGTGAGCACGGTCGAGGTGATCAGTCCGCCGATGACCACGGTCGCGAGCGGCCGCTGGACTTCGGCACCCGTACCGGTTGCCAATGCCATCGGCACAAATCCGAGACTGGCGACTAACGCCGTCATCAACACGGGGCGCACGCGCTGCATCGCGCCACTGACGATGGCGTCTTCCTCGCCCGCCCCTTCTTCGCGTCGCTTGCGGATCGCGCTCATCATGACAAGGCCGTTGAGCACCGCCACGCCCGACAGCGCGATAAACCCGACCGCCGCGGTGATCGAAAACGGGATGCCGCGCAGGAGCAGCGCGAACACGCCGCCGGCGAGCGCCATCGGCACCGCGCTAAAGACGATCGCTGCCGGCACGAGCCCGCCGAGTGCCATGTAGAGCAGTGCGTAGATGGCAACGAAGCAGATTGGCACGACGATCAGCAAGCGCAGCCGGGCCGATTGCAGGCTTTCGAATGTGCCGCCCCAGGCTGTATACATGCCGGGCGGAAGATCGAGGTTGCCGATCTTCGCCTGCGCTTCCTGCACAAATCCGCCCAGATCTCGGCCGCGGACGTTGACCTGCACGACCACCATGCGCTTGCCGTTCTCGCGGCTGATCTGGTTCAGCCCCTGGGTGTAGCTGAACCGCGCCACTTCGCGCAGCGGGATCGAGCGGGCAATCTGGCCATCGGCCGCGGGCAGCATCACCGGGATGGCGCCGAGCGTTTCAAGATCGTCGCGCTGGGCGTCGGGCAAGCGAACGACCACCGAGAATCGCCGGTCACCTTCAAACAACAGCCCCGCCTCACGGCCTCCCAGTGCTGCGGCGACGGTACTGGCGACCTCCTCAACCGTCAGTCCGTAGCGCGCCGCCGCGAGCCGATCGATCTTCACATCGAAGGTCGGCGCACCGTCAGTCTGTTCGGCGCTGACGTCGCCCGCGCCGGGTATCGTGCGCAATACGCCGGCGATGCGCTTGGCCTGCGCGCTCATCGCATCAAGATCGTCGCCGTAAAGCTTGACCGCGACATCGGCGCGCACGCCCGCGATCAGCTCGTTGAACCGCATCTGGATCGGCTGCTGGATCTCGGTGCGGTTGCCGATCAGCGGCTTCATCCGCTCCTCGATCCGCCGCAGGATATCCTCCTTGGATTTGACCTCGGCGGGCCATTCGCTCTCGGGCTTGGGGATCACATAGGTGTCCGAGGCATTGGGTGGCATCGGGTCGGTGCCGAGATCGGCGTTGCCGTTCTTCGAGAAGACCAGCGCCACCTCGGGCAGCGTCTTCAGGGCGTTTTCGATCTGCAGCTGCATCTGGGTCGACTGGTCGATCGATGCGGAGGGCACGCGGAAGTTGGTGACGGTGATGTCCTTCTCGTCGAGCTGCGGCATGAACTCCTCACCGAGGAACCCGAACGCGAACACAGCCGCGGCAAACACGCCGACCCCACCGAGAATGAACGGCATCGGGCGCGCGACCGCCTTGTCGAGCAGCGGGGCGTATTTCTCCTTGAACCAGCGGATCGGCTTGACCTCGGTCTCGCTGACCCGGCCCTTGATGACGATCGCGATCATGGCGGGCACGAAGGTGATCGACAGCACGAATGCGCTGGCCAGCGCGACCATGAGCGTGATCGCCATCGGCGAGAAGGTCTTGCCCTCGACCCCCTGGAAGGTGAGCAGCGGCACGAACACGAGGAAGATGATCAGCTGACCATAGACGGTCGGCCGGACCATCTCCTGCGCCGCCTCGATCGTCTCGCCCATCCGCTCCTCGAGCGTGAGCAGACGGCCTTCATGCTCCTGCCGCTCCGCAAGGCGCCTGAGCGCATTCTCGACGATGATGACCGCACCGTCGACGATCAGGCCGAAATCGAGCGCGCCGAGGCTCATCAAATTACCTGATACGCCGAGCCCATTCATGCCCGCCGCCGTCATCAGCATGGTGATCGGGATGACCGCCGCCGTGATCAGCGCGGCGCGGACATTGCCGAGCAGCAGGAACAGGATGACGATGACGAGCAGCGCGCCTTCGACCAGGTTCTTCTCGACCGTGGCAATAGTCGCGTTGACCAGTTTCGAGCGGTTATAGACCGGCTCGGCGAAAACGTCAGGTGGAAGGGCCTTGTTGATTTCGGTGAGCCGCTCGGCCGCGCTGTTGGCGACGATGCGGCTGTTCTCGCCGACCAGCATCAGCACAGTCGAGATGACCGCTTCCGATCCCATGCGGCTGCCCGAACCGGTCCGCACCGCGCCGCCGATGACGACCTGACCGACATCCTTGACGCGCACGGGGACGCCCGCGCGGGTCGCGACGACGGCCTGCTCGATCTCGTCGATCGATCTGAGCCGCGCATCGGCGCGGACGAGGAAGCTCTCGCCCGCGCGCCGGACATAGTTGGAGCCGGCCGAAAGGTTCGCCTTCTCCAGCGCATCGGCGAGGTCGGTGATCGATAGGCCGTAGGTCGAAAGCGCATTGAGGTTCGGCTCGACCAGATATTGCTTCACATAGCCGCCGTTTGAATCGACGCCGGCGACGCCTTTCACGTTGCGCATCTGCGGACGGATGATCCAGTCCTGCACCGTGCGCAGATAGGCCGCCTTGGCGAGTTCGGTGGTGAGCCGCTCGCCCTCGGGCGTCAGGTAACTCCCGTTGGACTGCCAGCCGGGCTTGCCGTCGGTATGTTCGGCGCCGCCCTTGCCGTCGGGATGCCGGAACGCGACCGAATAGAAGAAGATCTCGCCAAGCCCGGTGCTGAGCGGTGCGAGGTTGGGCTGGATGCCGGCAGGCAGGCTGTCCTTGGCCTGGGCGAGACGCTCGGTTACCTGCTGTCGCGCGAAATAGATGTCGGTCGTGTCCTCGAACACCGCCGTCACCTGGCTGAAGCCATTGCGCGAGAAGGACCTGGTCATCTGCAGGCCCGGAATTCCGGCGAGCGCTGTCTCGACCGGGAAGGTCACCTGCTTCTCGATATCTACCGGTCCAAGCGTCGGCGCAAAGGTGCTGATCTGCACCTGCCGGTTGGTGACATCGGGCACCGCGTCGATTGGCAGCTTGGTGATCTGCCAGGCGCCGAACGCGACGACCAGCAGGGTGAGACACGCAACCAGCCAGCGGCCGCGCACCGAGAGTTGGAGGATGCGGCCGATCATTCCGCCGACTCCTTCTCGAGTTCGGCCTTGAGCAGGAAGGCGTTGATAGTCGCAATCGGCGTGCCGGCCTTTAGCCCAGATACGATTGCAACCAGTCCGCCGCTGCGGCTGCCGACCTCCACATTGGTCGCCTTGAAGCCGTTCGCCGTGCGGACGAACACGACCGTTCGGTCGCCGACGGTCTGGACCGCGTCCTGCGGCACCATCACGCCATCCTTGGCGGCGCCACCGCTGCCGAAGATGCGGGCCTGTATGAGCTGGCCGGGTGCCAGCATCGACACGCCGGCACTTGGTTCGATGACCACCGTCGCACCGCGCGTGTCGGGATCGACCACGCCCGTCGAAGACCGCACCCGGCCTTCGATGATCTGGCCGTCAGCCAGGCTGAGTTCGACGCGATCTCCCGCACGGACACGCGGCGCATCGGCCGACGGCAGGCTCGCCGTGATCTGGAGACGGCTGGGATCGGCCACTCGGAACAGCTCGGTCTCGGCCGAAACGAACTGGCCAAGGTTGGCGGGAGCTGCGGTGACACGACCTGAGACCGGGCTGGCTACCACCACCGATCGCCCGTCACGCGCGACCCGCGTTGCGCCGGCGGCAGCGCTGGCGCGCATTGCGTCGGCGCGGGCGACCGCGAGGTTGGCTTCAGCCGTTTCATAGTCCGCGCGCGGCGAGACGCCCTGCGCGAGCAGGCTGCGCTCGCGCGCCAGTTGCCGGGCCGCGAGCGTCACCCGCGCGGAGGCAGCAGACTGGTCTGCGGCGATCGCCGAGGCATCGCGACTCTCGACCAGCGCCAGCGTCTCGCCGGCGCGAATGGGATCGCCGATCCGCTTGAAGATGCGGCTCACCGTGCCGGCGGCGCGCGAGGTCAGCACCGCCTCCGCGTCGGGCGTCGCCTCGAGCGTTGCGGATGCCGCGATCGCCGCGTCGAGTTCGCCCGAGGCAGCGGGCGCGACCGAGATCTGCGAGGTCTTGATCGCCTCGGCGGTCATCGCGACGCTGTCCGATGGCGCGGCCGATTGTTCGGCGGCTGCTTCGACCTGTGGTGTGGGAGCGGTCAGGCGAGCAATGCCGAACCCGGCGCCGGCAGCCAGCACGAGCGCCAGCGCAGCGCCGGCAGTGAGTTTCTCATTGGCGTTCATTGGATGGGTTCCCCCGTGATGGTGCGGCCAGCGAGGCGGGCTAGGCGTGCGCGCGCTTCGAACCGGGCGGTTTCGGCGTCGAGAACGGTGCTGCGGGCGGTGCCGAGACCGTGGCGGGCGGCGAGCAGTTCGACGAGCGGCGACTTGCCTGCCTCATAGGCGATGCGGGCGAGACGATAGGTCTCGTCGGCGGTGGCAAGCGCGCCGCGCGCGGCGGTCACCCGGCTTTCAGCGGCGGAGAGCTCGGCGGCCGCCGATTGCGCTTCGGCACGGGCCTCGGCGCGTAGCACCGCAAGCCGGGCTTCGGCGGCATCGACCTCGGCGCGCGAGGCGGCGATGTTGCCGCGGTTGCGGTCGAACAGGTGAAGCGGAATGGTCACGCCGCCGAGCACCGCGGTCGCACCCTCATATTCCAAGCGGCGCACGCCCACGCTCGCGGTGATGTCGGGTGTCGCACGGCGGCTTTCGACATCGAGCCGGCGCGCTGCGGCCGCGCGTTCGGCTTCGGCGACGAGCAGCGCGGGACTGGCCGTCGGATCGACTGGGCCAACCATGTCCGGGCTGGGACCGGTATCGAGCAGCGATTCAGCGAGGCTGGCAAATGGCGCATCCGCTCCGACCAGTGCCGACAGCCGGACATAAGCGGAGATGCGGTTCGCTTTGGCGAGATCGAGCTGGGCGCTGACCTCGTTGAGCGCCGAGCGTGCCTGGAGCGCGCGGAGCCGCGTTTCCTTGCCCGCACCGACCAGCGCTTCGGCTGCCTTCAGGTCGCTCTGCGCTTCCTCGACTTCGTCTTCGGCAAGGCCAACGCGCCGGTCACCGATTTCGGCGGCGGCGTAGGCGCGTGCGAGATCATAGGCGAAAACGACCCGGGCATCGCGGTCGCGAGCACGCGACGCGACCACGCCGGCTTCTCCGGCAGCGATCCGTGCCGAGCGCTTTCCGCCCAGTTCGATCGGCTGGCTATATTGCAGCGTCGTCTCGGCGCGCCCGAACCCGGAATAGGGTGACGATCCCGCCACATTCTCGGTCATCACATTGATACTCGGATTGGGCCGTGCGCGCGCCTGATCGCGCAGCCCTTCGGCCTGGCGGACGCCGGCTTCGCTTACCGCGAGCCGCGGAGCGTCCTCGCTTTCACGCAGCAGCGTGGCGAATGGCGGCGCTACCTGCGCATAGGCGCTCTGGGCGACCGCCATGAGGCAGGTCGCGGCCAGCATGCCGGCAACCGCACGCCGCGGCAGCCGGCCTCGAAAGGCTTGCATCGGTATTTCCCCTTGAAGGCTTGAAGATCGGGCGCGCCAGACGGGCGCGCGACTTCAGCCTCGCGGGGGTCTCAGGAGTCCGTCGGGGTGGATCGCGCCGGGCGCCTGCGGGCCGGCAATGCTCCACTGGAGCGGCACCGGCTTGAGCATCGCAGCCAGCACGGGCTGGCGCGGTACATCGATCGTCTGGATCACGGCGTGCGCCGCCATGTGCAGGACATCCGCCATGTCGGGCGTCTTGCTTGGCGCATGCTCGTGATGATCGCGATCGACACTGGTTGCATGAACTGCGGCATGGCTGTGCGGCATGCCATCGTGCCACGTCGATAGCGCCAGCACGCCGATCATTGCGAACAACGCCATAAGCGCGGCGACGCGCCCGAGCGCGCCACCGGAGCCGAAGCGCCGCGTGGAGATCGACATTGCTGTCATACGACAAGACCTATCGCGAGAGCTGTGAACTCACAAGACGAACGCGCGATCATTGGCGCGGCCAATGCTGGTGCAGATCGTCGATCACGAAGACATGGCTCTGGTTGCCGCCGCTATGATCTTGGCGAAGATGCGGATGGTCCGGGCCAAGCGTCTCGTGATCATGCGCGATCTCTTGCGGATCGCTCTTCGGCCATAGCGCGACGGCTGCAAAGAACCCGATCCCGGAGAGACCTGCCATCGCGGTCAGCGCCGCGGGCATTCCAATCGTCGCGCCAAGCTGGCCGACCAGCGGATAGGCGATCAGCCAACAAACATGGCTGAGCGCGAACTGGGCGGCGAACAGCGCGGGCCGGTCTCCGGCGCTGGCCGAGCGACGCAGCAGGCGCCCCGATGGCGTGACGCTCATCGAATAGGCGATGCCGAGCAGCGGCCATGTGAGCAACAGCACCGTCCAGCCAATCCGCCCGCCGCCCGCGGTCGCGCCCCATGTGGCGAGGCCGGCGAGCATGACGGTCAGCAA carries:
- a CDS encoding TolC family protein yields the protein MQAFRGRLPRRAVAGMLAATCLMAVAQSAYAQVAPPFATLLRESEDAPRLAVSEAGVRQAEGLRDQARARPNPSINVMTENVAGSSPYSGFGRAETTLQYSQPIELGGKRSARIAAGEAGVVASRARDRDARVVFAYDLARAYAAAEIGDRRVGLAEDEVEEAQSDLKAAEALVGAGKETRLRALQARSALNEVSAQLDLAKANRISAYVRLSALVGADAPFASLAESLLDTGPSPDMVGPVDPTASPALLVAEAERAAAARRLDVESRRATPDITASVGVRRLEYEGATAVLGGVTIPLHLFDRNRGNIAASRAEVDAAEARLAVLRAEARAEAQSAAAELSAAESRVTAARGALATADETYRLARIAYEAGKSPLVELLAARHGLGTARSTVLDAETARFEARARLARLAGRTITGEPIQ
- a CDS encoding efflux RND transporter permease subunit, with the translated sequence MIGRILQLSVRGRWLVACLTLLVVAFGAWQITKLPIDAVPDVTNRQVQISTFAPTLGPVDIEKQVTFPVETALAGIPGLQMTRSFSRNGFSQVTAVFEDTTDIYFARQQVTERLAQAKDSLPAGIQPNLAPLSTGLGEIFFYSVAFRHPDGKGGAEHTDGKPGWQSNGSYLTPEGERLTTELAKAAYLRTVQDWIIRPQMRNVKGVAGVDSNGGYVKQYLVEPNLNALSTYGLSITDLADALEKANLSAGSNYVRRAGESFLVRADARLRSIDEIEQAVVATRAGVPVRVKDVGQVVIGGAVRTGSGSRMGSEAVISTVLMLVGENSRIVANSAAERLTEINKALPPDVFAEPVYNRSKLVNATIATVEKNLVEGALLVIVILFLLLGNVRAALITAAVIPITMLMTAAGMNGLGVSGNLMSLGALDFGLIVDGAVIIVENALRRLAERQEHEGRLLTLEERMGETIEAAQEMVRPTVYGQLIIFLVFVPLLTFQGVEGKTFSPMAITLMVALASAFVLSITFVPAMIAIVIKGRVSETEVKPIRWFKEKYAPLLDKAVARPMPFILGGVGVFAAAVFAFGFLGEEFMPQLDEKDITVTNFRVPSASIDQSTQMQLQIENALKTLPEVALVFSKNGNADLGTDPMPPNASDTYVIPKPESEWPAEVKSKEDILRRIEERMKPLIGNRTEIQQPIQMRFNELIAGVRADVAVKLYGDDLDAMSAQAKRIAGVLRTIPGAGDVSAEQTDGAPTFDVKIDRLAAARYGLTVEEVASTVAAALGGREAGLLFEGDRRFSVVVRLPDAQRDDLETLGAIPVMLPAADGQIARSIPLREVARFSYTQGLNQISRENGKRMVVVQVNVRGRDLGGFVQEAQAKIGNLDLPPGMYTAWGGTFESLQSARLRLLIVVPICFVAIYALLYMALGGLVPAAIVFSAVPMALAGGVFALLLRGIPFSITAAVGFIALSGVAVLNGLVMMSAIRKRREEGAGEEDAIVSGAMQRVRPVLMTALVASLGFVPMALATGTGAEVQRPLATVVIGGLITSTVLTLLVLPAITALAARWQVRRDQRSKIDAAVQS
- a CDS encoding efflux RND transporter periplasmic adaptor subunit, whose amino-acid sequence is MNANEKLTAGAALALVLAAGAGFGIARLTAPTPQVEAAAEQSAAPSDSVAMTAEAIKTSQISVAPAASGELDAAIAASATLEATPDAEAVLTSRAAGTVSRIFKRIGDPIRAGETLALVESRDASAIAADQSAASARVTLAARQLARERSLLAQGVSPRADYETAEANLAVARADAMRASAAAGATRVARDGRSVVVASPVSGRVTAAPANLGQFVSAETELFRVADPSRLQITASLPSADAPRVRAGDRVELSLADGQIIEGRVRSSTGVVDPDTRGATVVIEPSAGVSMLAPGQLIQARIFGSGGAAKDGVMVPQDAVQTVGDRTVVFVRTANGFKATNVEVGSRSGGLVAIVSGLKAGTPIATINAFLLKAELEKESAE